In Nocardioides cavernae, a single genomic region encodes these proteins:
- a CDS encoding ExeM/NucH family extracellular endonuclease, whose translation MRAPLPSPRRIAAGAGLAILAAGLTPIAASANPGGTGLVINEVYGAGGNNGAVYNADFVELKNPTGSPIDLSGKYIAYRSASGSPGAVPFALAGSVPANGTWLVQMSATGAGGAALPPPNQVASPAFAMAGAGGQVLLQTSSTSLAVSGDVAGTAGTTAGILDMVGAAGSTTFETAPAGTATTTSSLNRSAAGTDSDNNSADFSLAAPSPTAGAVGNGPAVGTVANKSAIVGQPITPFTVTATGGTTPYSWSATGLPAGVTIDGTTGEVTGTPTTAGVSNVTVTAEDAADATATTTFKITVNPAGTIAIDEVQGAGATSPIVGTTVTTRGIVTAAYPSGGFFGFYIQTPGTGAANIDLATHTASDAVFVRQTTGSVTAAPGSYVEVTGTVAEFAGATQIEVVPAGIQVLSETPAPVVTTTTASWPRAAAEKESLEGMRYRPTGNFTISNTFSTNNFGEVGLAQGTKPLIQRTEVERPGPAGSSATEADNLARAVVLDDGASTNFLLSGDAAACTPRPTGCLLNGNLTPPYVSTTDPVRVGAKATFTEDVIFTQGGSPSAPTYRFQPLTTVVGPGNAGSPATFENTRTAAPDEALINETGDADLKVASFNVLNYFTTLGDADDDNVGDGGCTPFRDRNDDGNSVNSGCDQRGAWDPQDFERQQSKIVKAINALDADVVGLLEIENSKTLGETADEATNSLVAALNADAGAGTWAANPSSSELPASGMDVITNAIIYKPASVDRVGESRALGTLSDAGEAFDNAREPLGQVFEAKSGGDPFLFVINHFKSKGSAGPNPGDGDSGDGQGASNGSRVLQATALRDWVAGLQTETGVESVVLGGDFNSYAMEDPLKVLYDAKYTNVEQHFGNGEYSYSFSGLSGSLDHILVNDEALERSTGTDIWNINSGESLALEYSRWNYHGTDFHAEGPYRSSDHDPVVLGLKKDDPITKVQIIGTNDYHGRLAAGPRLAAAVKAARKANPDTVFAAAGDLVGATTFESFIQHDKPTIDVMNEAGLEVSAVGNHEFDAGYDDLVDRIMAPYDATTNPEGGAEWQYLGANVKFKDDGSDALEGTWIRDFGDVQVGFVGAVTEDLPSLVGGDGIADIEVTDIVGATNAAAEDLKDEGADVVVLLVHEGATTTSLASATNPSSAFGKIVNGVNADVDAIISGHTHLAYNHSVPVPAWATEGRAVTERPVVSAGQYGENLNKLVFTVDNATGEVQAKTQEIVTTAQFPATGDAATQAIVTAANSQAAVLGAQPLGKIEAGFSRAKFVGGAENRGGESTLGNKVAEVQRWATDAEIAFMNPGGLRADMLGTGTDYPRTLTYKNAADVQPFANTLVTMDLTGASIKKVLEQQWQRNANGTIPARPFLKLGLSDGFEYTYDPTRPEGDRITGMRLDGVELVATGTYKVAANAFLASGTGDNFFAFAEATNKRDSGKVDLQAMVDYMAEFAPDADPLEVDYAQRAVGVSGVADEYAVGDSVVMNLSSLAMTGAGDLQDAKVEVSFDGTSVGEFAVDNTANPAGDGNSNDEAGKAAVTFAVPALEAGGTYDVVITGATTGTSIAVPVQVRVETTPPTTPPTTPPTTPPTTPPTTPTPEPEKVEPKLKVVDAKGQVGEKVRFKVKVKAGDETATGWIKVRRKGSDKVWRFKVKNGVAIVKLPAFNRAGTKKLVVRYLGDDAVKRDKTVVKLKIKR comes from the coding sequence ATGCGCGCACCGCTCCCCTCGCCGCGTCGTATCGCGGCAGGAGCAGGTCTGGCCATCTTGGCGGCCGGACTCACCCCGATAGCAGCGTCCGCGAATCCCGGAGGCACTGGCCTCGTCATCAATGAGGTCTACGGTGCCGGCGGCAACAACGGCGCCGTCTACAACGCGGACTTCGTGGAGCTGAAGAACCCCACCGGTTCCCCGATCGACCTGAGCGGCAAGTACATCGCGTACCGCTCCGCCAGCGGTTCGCCCGGCGCAGTTCCCTTCGCCCTGGCGGGTTCCGTGCCTGCCAACGGCACCTGGCTCGTCCAGATGTCGGCCACGGGCGCGGGCGGTGCCGCGCTCCCGCCCCCGAACCAGGTGGCATCGCCTGCGTTCGCGATGGCGGGCGCGGGCGGCCAGGTCCTGCTGCAGACCAGCTCGACCTCCCTCGCCGTCTCCGGGGACGTGGCAGGAACGGCGGGGACTACCGCCGGCATCCTCGACATGGTGGGTGCTGCCGGCTCCACGACGTTCGAGACCGCTCCGGCGGGAACGGCGACCACGACGTCCTCGCTCAACCGCAGCGCTGCGGGCACCGACTCCGACAACAACTCCGCGGACTTCTCGCTGGCCGCGCCGTCGCCGACCGCAGGAGCCGTGGGCAACGGCCCCGCCGTCGGCACTGTCGCAAACAAGAGCGCCATCGTCGGGCAGCCCATCACCCCGTTCACCGTTACCGCCACGGGCGGCACCACGCCGTACTCCTGGTCCGCCACTGGTCTCCCGGCCGGCGTGACGATCGATGGCACGACCGGCGAGGTCACGGGCACCCCGACCACCGCCGGCGTGTCCAACGTGACCGTCACGGCCGAGGACGCCGCTGACGCGACGGCCACCACGACCTTCAAGATCACGGTGAACCCGGCCGGCACCATCGCGATCGACGAGGTCCAGGGCGCCGGCGCCACCTCGCCGATCGTGGGCACCACCGTCACCACCCGGGGCATCGTCACCGCTGCGTACCCGAGCGGCGGCTTCTTCGGGTTCTACATCCAGACGCCGGGCACGGGCGCCGCCAACATCGACCTCGCCACGCACACCGCGTCGGACGCGGTCTTCGTGCGCCAGACGACCGGGTCGGTCACGGCTGCTCCGGGCAGCTACGTCGAGGTCACGGGCACCGTCGCCGAGTTCGCCGGCGCCACCCAGATCGAGGTCGTCCCGGCCGGCATCCAGGTGCTCTCCGAGACCCCGGCCCCCGTCGTCACCACCACCACGGCCTCCTGGCCGCGCGCCGCAGCTGAGAAGGAGTCGCTCGAGGGCATGCGCTACCGCCCGACCGGCAACTTCACGATCAGCAACACCTTCTCGACCAACAACTTCGGCGAGGTCGGTCTGGCGCAGGGCACCAAGCCCCTGATCCAGCGCACCGAGGTCGAGCGCCCCGGGCCGGCCGGCTCCAGCGCGACCGAGGCCGACAACCTGGCACGCGCGGTCGTCCTGGACGACGGCGCGTCGACCAACTTCCTGCTGTCCGGCGACGCTGCCGCGTGCACCCCGCGTCCCACGGGCTGCCTGCTCAACGGCAACCTCACGCCCCCCTACGTCTCGACGACCGACCCCGTCCGGGTCGGCGCCAAGGCGACGTTCACCGAGGACGTGATCTTCACCCAGGGTGGCTCGCCCAGCGCGCCCACCTACCGCTTCCAGCCGCTGACGACCGTCGTCGGCCCCGGCAACGCGGGCTCCCCGGCGACGTTCGAGAACACCCGGACGGCCGCTCCGGACGAGGCGCTGATCAACGAGACCGGCGACGCCGACCTCAAGGTCGCCTCGTTCAACGTGCTCAACTACTTCACCACGCTCGGTGACGCCGACGACGACAACGTCGGTGACGGTGGTTGCACGCCGTTCCGCGACCGCAACGACGACGGCAACTCCGTCAACAGCGGGTGCGACCAGCGCGGAGCCTGGGACCCCCAGGACTTCGAGCGCCAGCAGTCCAAGATCGTCAAGGCGATCAACGCCCTCGACGCGGACGTCGTCGGCCTGCTCGAGATCGAGAACTCGAAGACCCTCGGTGAGACTGCGGACGAGGCGACCAACAGCCTCGTGGCGGCGCTCAACGCGGACGCCGGTGCCGGCACCTGGGCGGCCAACCCGTCCTCGTCCGAGCTCCCGGCCAGCGGCATGGACGTGATCACCAACGCGATCATCTACAAGCCCGCCAGCGTCGACCGTGTGGGTGAGTCCCGTGCGCTCGGCACCCTGAGCGACGCCGGTGAGGCGTTCGACAACGCGCGTGAGCCGCTGGGCCAGGTGTTCGAGGCGAAGTCGGGCGGCGACCCGTTCCTCTTCGTCATCAACCACTTCAAGTCCAAGGGTTCGGCCGGTCCCAACCCGGGCGACGGCGACTCAGGCGACGGCCAGGGCGCGTCCAACGGCTCCCGCGTGCTGCAGGCGACTGCGCTGCGCGACTGGGTCGCGGGGCTGCAGACCGAGACGGGCGTGGAGTCCGTCGTCCTCGGTGGCGACTTCAACTCCTACGCCATGGAGGACCCGCTGAAGGTCCTGTACGACGCGAAGTACACCAATGTGGAGCAGCACTTCGGCAACGGCGAGTACTCCTACTCGTTCTCCGGCCTCTCGGGCTCGCTGGACCACATCCTGGTGAACGACGAGGCGCTCGAGCGCTCGACCGGCACCGACATCTGGAACATCAACTCGGGCGAGTCCCTGGCGCTTGAGTACAGCCGCTGGAACTACCACGGGACCGACTTCCACGCCGAGGGCCCGTACCGCTCCTCCGACCACGACCCGGTCGTCCTTGGTCTGAAGAAGGACGACCCGATCACCAAGGTGCAGATCATCGGCACCAACGACTACCACGGTCGTCTGGCTGCTGGTCCGCGTCTCGCGGCAGCGGTGAAGGCTGCCCGCAAGGCCAACCCCGACACCGTCTTCGCGGCTGCGGGTGACCTGGTCGGTGCGACGACGTTCGAGTCGTTCATCCAGCACGACAAGCCGACCATCGACGTGATGAACGAGGCCGGTCTGGAGGTGTCGGCAGTGGGCAACCACGAGTTCGACGCCGGCTACGACGACCTGGTCGACCGCATCATGGCTCCCTACGACGCCACCACGAACCCCGAGGGCGGCGCCGAGTGGCAGTACCTAGGTGCCAACGTCAAGTTCAAGGACGACGGCTCCGACGCCCTCGAGGGCACCTGGATCCGCGACTTCGGTGACGTCCAGGTCGGTTTCGTCGGCGCGGTCACCGAGGACCTCCCCTCGCTGGTCGGGGGCGACGGAATCGCCGACATCGAGGTGACCGACATCGTCGGCGCCACGAACGCGGCGGCCGAGGACCTGAAGGACGAAGGAGCGGACGTCGTCGTCCTGCTCGTGCACGAGGGCGCGACGACCACGTCGCTGGCCTCCGCGACCAACCCGAGCTCCGCGTTCGGCAAGATCGTCAACGGCGTGAACGCTGACGTGGACGCGATCATCTCCGGCCACACCCACCTGGCCTACAACCACTCGGTGCCGGTCCCCGCATGGGCGACCGAGGGCCGGGCGGTGACCGAGCGCCCCGTCGTCTCGGCCGGCCAGTACGGAGAGAACCTCAACAAGCTGGTCTTCACGGTCGACAACGCCACCGGCGAGGTCCAGGCGAAGACCCAGGAGATCGTCACCACGGCGCAGTTCCCGGCCACGGGTGACGCTGCCACGCAAGCCATCGTCACCGCGGCCAACAGCCAGGCGGCCGTCCTGGGTGCCCAGCCGTTGGGCAAGATCGAGGCCGGGTTCTCGCGGGCCAAGTTCGTCGGCGGTGCCGAGAACCGGGGCGGCGAGTCCACCCTGGGCAACAAGGTCGCTGAGGTGCAGAGATGGGCGACGGACGCGGAGATCGCGTTCATGAACCCGGGCGGTCTCCGCGCCGACATGCTCGGCACGGGTACTGACTACCCGCGCACGCTGACGTACAAGAACGCCGCCGACGTGCAGCCGTTCGCCAACACCCTCGTGACGATGGACCTCACCGGTGCGTCGATCAAGAAGGTGCTCGAGCAGCAGTGGCAGCGCAACGCCAACGGGACCATCCCGGCCCGACCGTTCCTGAAGCTGGGTCTCTCGGACGGGTTCGAGTACACCTACGACCCGACCCGTCCCGAGGGCGATCGGATCACGGGGATGAGGCTCGACGGGGTCGAGCTCGTTGCCACCGGCACCTACAAGGTGGCGGCCAACGCGTTCCTCGCCTCCGGCACCGGTGACAACTTCTTCGCGTTCGCCGAGGCGACTAACAAGCGCGACAGCGGCAAGGTGGACCTGCAGGCCATGGTCGACTACATGGCTGAGTTCGCCCCCGACGCCGACCCGCTCGAGGTCGACTACGCCCAGCGCGCGGTCGGTGTCTCCGGTGTGGCCGACGAGTACGCCGTCGGCGACTCGGTGGTGATGAACCTGTCGTCGCTCGCGATGACGGGCGCCGGTGACCTGCAGGACGCGAAGGTCGAGGTGTCGTTCGACGGCACGTCGGTCGGCGAGTTCGCTGTCGACAACACGGCGAACCCCGCCGGCGACGGCAACAGCAACGACGAGGCCGGCAAGGCCGCGGTGACCTTCGCGGTCCCTGCGCTCGAGGCTGGAGGCACCTACGACGTGGTCATCACGGGCGCGACGACCGGCACCAGCATTGCCGTGCCGGTGCAGGTCAGGGTCGAGACCACGCCGCCGACCACGCCGCCGACCACGCCGCCGACCACGCCGCCGACCACGCCGCCGACCACTCCGACCCCGGAGCCGGAGAAGGTGGAGCCGAAGCTCAAGGTGGTCGACGCCAAGGGCCAGGTGGGCGAGAAGGTCCGCTTCAAGGTCAAAGTGAAGGCCGGCGACGAGACCGCCACGGGCTGGATCAAGGTCCGCCGCAAGGGCAGCGACAAGGTCTGGCGGTTCAAGGTGAAGAACGGTGTGGCGATCGTGAAGCTGCCCGCCTTCAACCGGGCTGGCACCAAGAAGCTGGTCGTGCGTTACCTCGGTGACGACGCCGTCAAGCGCGACAAGACGGTGGTGAAGCTGAAGATCAAGCGCTGA
- the pgsA gene encoding CDP-diacylglycerol--glycerol-3-phosphate 3-phosphatidyltransferase — MSTDHQVSNFNIANVLTTLRIVMVPFFGWALLYDGGNDPTWRWIAFGLFAVAMITDKIDGDLARKHNLITDFGKIADPIADKAITGMAFIGLSIVGDIWWWVTIIVLLREWSVTLLRLSILKDVVIAAAQSGKVKTVLQGVALAGLIMPLPHGDAHGGAFDFWPGLLGEGLFYLAQIMLAAAVAMTMWSGYEFFRDVRRQRASRV, encoded by the coding sequence ATGAGCACTGACCACCAGGTCTCCAACTTCAACATCGCCAACGTGCTGACCACGCTGCGCATCGTCATGGTGCCGTTCTTCGGCTGGGCGCTGCTGTACGACGGCGGCAACGACCCCACGTGGCGCTGGATCGCCTTCGGGCTGTTCGCGGTCGCGATGATCACCGACAAGATCGACGGCGACCTGGCGCGCAAGCACAACCTGATCACCGACTTCGGCAAGATCGCCGACCCGATCGCCGACAAGGCGATCACGGGCATGGCGTTCATCGGCCTCTCGATCGTCGGCGACATCTGGTGGTGGGTGACGATCATCGTGCTGCTGCGCGAGTGGAGCGTGACGCTGCTTCGGCTGTCGATCCTGAAGGACGTCGTCATCGCCGCCGCGCAGAGTGGCAAGGTCAAGACCGTCCTGCAGGGGGTCGCGCTCGCCGGCCTGATCATGCCGTTGCCCCACGGCGACGCGCACGGAGGGGCCTTCGACTTCTGGCCCGGTCTGCTCGGTGAGGGGCTCTTCTACCTTGCCCAGATCATGCTGGCCGCCGCGGTCGCGATGACGATGTGGTCCGGCTACGAGTTCTTCCGCGACGTCCGCAGGCAAAGGGCCTCCCGCGTCTGA
- the rimO gene encoding 30S ribosomal protein S12 methylthiotransferase RimO, producing MNVAVVTLGCARNEVDSEELAGRLEAGGFVLVDDAEDADTVVVNTCGFVEAAKKDSVDTLLEAADLKASAGHGGRAQAVVAVGCLAERYGKDLAESLPEADAVLGFDDYPDIASKLRAIVGGETHHPHTPSDRRRLLPISPVERDASGISVPGHQDRPEVGDVAEIGAGAPATGPRAVRRRLDAGPMAPLKLASGCDRRCSFCAIPSFRGSFVSRRPSDVLQEGQWLATQGVKELFLVSENSTSYGKDLGDLRLLETLLPELSGIDGIERVRVSYLQPAETRPGLIEAIASTPGVVPYFDLSFQHASAAALRRMRRFGDPDSFLGLLEQIRSLAPLAGVRSNVIVGFPGETEDELQTLCDFLVAARMDVTGVFGYSDEDGTEAAGFADDLKLDEDEIRARTEHVTTLVEELNAQRAEERIGEQVVVLVESVDDDVVEGRAAHQGPEVDGTTMLTGAGRALVGDLVTATVTGTDGVDLIARTDGVPA from the coding sequence CTGAACGTTGCTGTGGTCACCCTCGGGTGCGCCCGCAACGAGGTCGACTCCGAGGAGCTGGCCGGACGGCTCGAGGCCGGCGGCTTCGTGCTGGTCGACGACGCGGAGGACGCCGATACCGTGGTGGTCAACACCTGCGGTTTCGTCGAGGCCGCGAAGAAGGACTCGGTCGACACGCTGCTCGAGGCGGCCGACCTCAAGGCGTCCGCCGGTCACGGCGGCCGCGCCCAGGCCGTCGTCGCGGTGGGCTGCCTGGCCGAGAGGTACGGCAAGGACCTCGCCGAGTCGCTTCCCGAGGCCGACGCGGTCCTCGGCTTCGACGACTACCCCGACATCGCCTCGAAGCTGCGGGCGATCGTCGGCGGGGAGACCCACCACCCGCACACGCCGTCAGACCGCCGACGGCTGCTGCCGATCTCGCCGGTCGAGCGCGACGCCTCCGGGATCTCCGTGCCGGGGCACCAGGACCGGCCCGAGGTCGGTGACGTTGCCGAGATCGGTGCGGGTGCGCCCGCGACGGGCCCGCGCGCCGTACGCCGTCGCCTCGACGCCGGCCCGATGGCTCCGCTCAAGCTGGCCAGCGGCTGCGACCGGCGCTGCTCCTTCTGTGCCATCCCGAGCTTCCGCGGCTCGTTCGTGAGCCGCCGTCCCAGCGACGTCCTGCAGGAGGGCCAGTGGCTGGCCACGCAGGGTGTCAAGGAGCTCTTCCTCGTCAGCGAGAACTCCACGTCCTACGGCAAGGACCTCGGCGACCTCCGGCTGCTGGAGACGCTGCTGCCCGAGCTGAGCGGCATCGACGGCATCGAGCGGGTGCGTGTGTCCTACCTGCAGCCCGCCGAGACGCGTCCCGGCCTCATCGAGGCGATCGCCTCGACGCCCGGCGTGGTGCCCTACTTCGACCTTTCCTTCCAGCACGCCAGCGCTGCGGCGCTGCGAAGGATGCGCCGGTTCGGCGACCCCGACAGCTTCCTCGGCCTGCTCGAGCAGATCCGCTCGCTTGCCCCGCTGGCCGGCGTACGGTCCAACGTCATCGTCGGCTTCCCCGGTGAGACCGAGGACGAGCTGCAGACCCTGTGCGACTTCCTGGTCGCGGCACGGATGGACGTCACGGGCGTCTTCGGCTACTCCGACGAGGACGGCACCGAGGCTGCCGGCTTCGCCGACGACCTCAAGCTCGACGAAGACGAGATCCGCGCCCGCACCGAGCACGTCACCACCCTCGTCGAGGAGCTCAACGCGCAGCGCGCCGAGGAGCGCATCGGCGAGCAGGTGGTCGTGCTGGTCGAGTCCGTCGACGACGACGTCGTGGAGGGCCGGGCGGCCCACCAGGGACCGGAGGTCGACGGTACGACGATGTTGACTGGCGCCGGTCGCGCGCTCGTCGGCGACCTGGTGACGGCCACCGTCACGGGCACCGACGGGGTTGACCTGATCGCACGCACGGACGGAGTCCCGGCATGA
- a CDS encoding helix-turn-helix domain-containing protein: MGAAAVHEDDTSWTETGEHESLAVAPDAVEVRRSAAVAAGVGLTASAVAIAYLGRATQTGSVLDWAFVVAMGLLGAYWLVGLVDARTPLLVADAQGIRIRLGRTWRGLPWTAVHHVEHTPRQGLLRDGRLVVVPHNLELIEAELTGAGKRHTSISRLLHGAPFAVPLGLSTRVIGADGDLTEALGRVARDASQIVVLEPAAAEVEDSETVEAAEPVDETQAPEATEVTEDTEVTEVTEVTEASASSAPEVGVPVVVASPTPAALRETGAARRSEVRRDVVVDEDEPEGRELRRPGRVSLVEETQSWGDRVRAIARPGEPVEPLVLDDFEVEPAEDPVIGPELAAARTRLGLTVDQLADRTRIRPHVIEAVEVDDFEPCGGDFYARGHLRTLARVLGIDVAPLLASYDERYARAPINPRRVFEAELATGAHGSIRGTRGGPNWSVLVAVVMALVLAWSIARLVMDTPPELRGATPVLNGSGGPQGAGTAPLAEPVAVVVSAASGGAQVVVRDGAGEQVFKGNLAVGQTRELKASPPVRVMSSDGAVTVSLAGGDARPVGESGVAGQGTFVTD, from the coding sequence ATGGGCGCCGCAGCAGTGCACGAGGACGACACCAGCTGGACCGAGACCGGGGAGCACGAGTCGCTCGCCGTCGCTCCCGACGCGGTGGAGGTACGCCGCAGCGCGGCCGTCGCCGCCGGGGTCGGGCTGACCGCCTCCGCGGTCGCCATCGCCTACCTCGGTCGCGCCACCCAGACCGGGTCGGTGCTCGACTGGGCCTTCGTGGTCGCGATGGGGCTCCTGGGCGCCTACTGGCTCGTCGGCCTCGTCGACGCCCGCACCCCGCTGCTCGTCGCCGACGCGCAGGGCATCCGGATCCGCCTCGGCCGCACCTGGCGGGGGCTGCCGTGGACGGCGGTGCACCACGTGGAGCACACGCCGCGGCAGGGCCTGCTGCGCGACGGCCGCCTGGTCGTCGTCCCCCACAACCTCGAGCTGATCGAGGCCGAGCTCACCGGCGCAGGCAAGCGCCACACCAGCATCTCCCGCCTGTTGCACGGCGCCCCGTTCGCCGTCCCGCTCGGGCTCTCGACGCGCGTCATCGGCGCGGACGGCGACCTGACCGAGGCCCTCGGCCGCGTCGCGCGCGACGCCAGCCAGATCGTCGTCCTCGAGCCGGCCGCCGCCGAGGTCGAGGACTCCGAGACCGTCGAGGCCGCAGAGCCCGTCGACGAGACCCAGGCGCCCGAGGCCACCGAGGTCACCGAGGACACCGAGGTCACCGAGGTCACCGAGGTCACCGAGGCATCTGCGTCCTCGGCGCCCGAGGTCGGCGTGCCAGTCGTCGTCGCCAGCCCGACGCCGGCCGCGCTCCGCGAGACCGGCGCAGCCCGGCGCTCCGAGGTGCGGCGCGACGTCGTCGTCGACGAGGACGAGCCGGAGGGTCGTGAGCTGCGCCGCCCCGGTCGGGTCAGCCTCGTGGAGGAGACCCAGTCCTGGGGCGACCGCGTCCGCGCGATTGCCCGGCCGGGGGAGCCGGTGGAGCCGCTGGTGCTCGACGACTTCGAGGTCGAGCCTGCAGAGGACCCGGTCATCGGCCCTGAGCTCGCCGCGGCCCGCACCCGCCTCGGCCTGACCGTCGACCAGCTGGCCGACCGCACCCGCATCCGTCCGCATGTGATCGAGGCCGTCGAGGTCGACGACTTCGAGCCCTGCGGTGGCGACTTCTACGCCCGCGGACACCTGCGCACGCTCGCCCGCGTCCTCGGCATCGACGTCGCGCCGCTGCTGGCGTCGTACGACGAGCGCTACGCCCGCGCGCCCATCAACCCGCGCCGCGTCTTCGAGGCGGAGCTCGCCACGGGCGCCCACGGCTCCATCCGCGGCACGCGCGGCGGCCCCAACTGGTCGGTGCTCGTCGCCGTCGTCATGGCCCTCGTGCTCGCCTGGTCGATCGCCCGGCTGGTCATGGACACCCCGCCCGAGCTGCGCGGCGCCACGCCTGTCCTCAACGGCTCTGGCGGTCCGCAGGGCGCCGGCACGGCCCCGCTGGCTGAGCCGGTCGCGGTCGTCGTCAGCGCGGCGTCGGGCGGCGCCCAGGTCGTCGTACGGGACGGCGCGGGGGAGCAGGTCTTCAAGGGCAACCTCGCCGTGGGCCAGACCCGCGAGCTCAAGGCCTCGCCCCCGGTGCGCGTGATGTCCTCCGACGGTGCCGTCACCGTCTCGCTGGCCGGCGGCGACGCCCGCCCGGTCGGCGAGTCCGGCGTCGCCGGTCAGGGCACCTTCGTCACCGACTGA